The nucleotide window AGTAAACCATGGCATCTGGAGTGAAGGTAATCAATTTCATCGGCAAGGATGTGAAGATAGGCAAGAACGTGAAGATATGGCATTTTGCATATGTTGGAGATAGAGCAAAAATTGGTAACAATGTTATGATTGGTTCGCTTGCACATATTGATTACGATGTTGCTATAGGCAATAATACGAGGATCGAGGGGATGGCGTACATACCTCCAAAATGCAGAATTGGTAACAATGTTTTCATTGGTCCGGCTGTTGTGCTTACAAACGATCCATACCCCCCAAGCAAACGCTGGGCAGGTGTAGTTATAGAAGATAATGCTATCCTTGGTGCGAGAGCCGTCATAAGAGCTGGTGTTAGAGTTGGCAGAAATAGTATGGTTGCCATGGGAGCAGTTGTAACAAAAAATGTGCCAGCAAACACAGTAGTAATGGGTGTACCAGCAATGCAAAAGAACGATTACACACTATTCTCGTATAGGAAGAGAAGGATGAAGTGGGAGTCTAGGTCATAAGTTTTCTTTTTACATAATAGTTCTTTACAGCAACAAGTATTGTGAGCCAGATCACTACCAATGATAGTGCTACGGAAGCTTTCAATATTGATGTAGCAGCTTCATTGGCTTCCAGTTCAATGGGTGCTATCACCTTGATCAAGAAGAATGAGCCGGCTATCAGAAGAGCCCACATAACTACTACGTAACCAACGAGAAATCCCAACCTCATATTACAACACGTGTCAGCAATGCTGTAAGAACTGCCATGCCAGCTGAAAACGCTGTTAGTTTGAATATATTTTTAGTAACCTCGTTTTCAGGCAATGGACCATTTGCTAGTATCATTCTCACTAATGTTGCAGGAGCATTTTTCTCCCTAGATGCCATGAGCTTGTAATCGTCCATAAGGATCACAGGTCTGGCTCTTACAGCCCTGTGTTCCACTATCCGCTTTACACTTGCAAGAAACAGGAAGGAGTTGATTATTGCTGGTAACAACGCAATTATAGCTACAAACTCTACCTCGCCAACTATAGCTATTGCGCCGTACATAGCACCCCATGCCAAGGCACCTGAATCACCAGGAAATATCCTGCTTGGATACTTATGATACCTGTAGAACGCTATAGCTGAAAAGAACATTAACAGTGCAACAGACGCAATCTCAAACTTTTCATTCATAAACAATGAAATTATCAGAGGAATGCTTGCAATTGCAATGAACCCACTTACAACCCCATTAAGCACATCAATAGAATTTACAGTATTTCCTGTCACGGAAATCATCACTAGGATAAGACCTATGTATAGGATAGGAATTCTTGCAGTTCCAAACAAGGGGAATTCTAGATTAAAGTCATAGGTGCCGACAAGTATTATCGGTATACTTGCTATCACGAGGGCTAGCGGTTTGTAGTAACCAGGCATTACTTTCCTATCATCAATATATCCTATAAAAAAGGCAATCAAAGTGCAGAACAAAATTGCTAATACACCATTACTCATGGTCAAGAAATAGAGTATAAGCTCTGCGGCTGCTATAGATAGCATGATAACCGGCCCGCCTGGTCTTGGCACCTTCTTCCTGTCCGGCTTATGATAATCTTCCACAGTCATAGCATGCTTTTGCAAGTATCTAATGAAAGGGGGTGTAAGGAAGTATGTTACAAGGAATGCAATTGCAGATGCTGTTACAGCATGAACGATCTCAACTGTCATTGCTGAACCTTCTTTAGCTGTTCCTTTATCCTCTTTGCCAGCATATTGCCAATCTTTGGTATAGAAGCGAGTTTCTCAACTCGGGCATCCCTTATGCTCTTCACATTCTTAAATCCTGCATTGAACAATGCCCTTGCTCTCACCCTTCCAACGCCCTCCAGCGATACTATAGGAATAAGCTCTTCTTTGATTCCGTATTTGACGCGCTGCCTCAACACATGTATTTCTTGGAGCAAGTCTTCTCTACCAAGCAATTTAGCAACTTCATACAATGAGTATAGCAGCCAATCACTTGTCTCAACAATTCTGTACATATCACCGGGCTCTATGCCAAACACCTCTAGCATCTTCTTCTCCGTATACTCCTGTGTCCAAGCGTAAAGAGCAAACAGACTCCTCGAACACTCATATTCGTTAAGATCGAAAAGCAGTTCACCCTCATACCTGTCTATCAGCATCCTCACCTCATCAATGTCCTTGCTGCGAAGCTGCAACTTGGGATAGAAATCTGTGCAGTCGGTAACAAGGTGCAGAAAACCTAAAGTATGCTTCACAGCCTTCTTAGCACTCA belongs to Nitrososphaerales archaeon and includes:
- a CDS encoding acyltransferase; translation: MASGVKVINFIGKDVKIGKNVKIWHFAYVGDRAKIGNNVMIGSLAHIDYDVAIGNNTRIEGMAYIPPKCRIGNNVFIGPAVVLTNDPYPPSKRWAGVVIEDNAILGARAVIRAGVRVGRNSMVAMGAVVTKNVPANTVVMGVPAMQKNDYTLFSYRKRRMKWESRS
- a CDS encoding UDP-N-acetylglucosamine-1-phosphate transferase; this translates as MTVEIVHAVTASAIAFLVTYFLTPPFIRYLQKHAMTVEDYHKPDRKKVPRPGGPVIMLSIAAAELILYFLTMSNGVLAILFCTLIAFFIGYIDDRKVMPGYYKPLALVIASIPIILVGTYDFNLEFPLFGTARIPILYIGLILVMISVTGNTVNSIDVLNGVVSGFIAIASIPLIISLFMNEKFEIASVALLMFFSAIAFYRYHKYPSRIFPGDSGALAWGAMYGAIAIVGEVEFVAIIALLPAIINSFLFLASVKRIVEHRAVRARPVILMDDYKLMASREKNAPATLVRMILANGPLPENEVTKNIFKLTAFSAGMAVLTALLTRVVI